Part of the Niallia alba genome is shown below.
GGTACGGTGGCTTTTTCTAAGTACCTGGAGAGAGGAGTAATTATCGACAATGACCGAGACAATCATTAATATTATTATAGCGATTCTTATTCTCTTAGGAGCCTTATTAAGTCTAATTGCAAGCATTGGAGTATTGAGGCTACCAGATGTGTATACAAGAAGTCATGCAGCATCGAAATCAGCGACGCTGGGAGTAATGTTTATTCTCCTTGGTGCCTGTCTGTATTTTTTCCAATTAGAACAAATTTTTAATTCTCGTTTAATTCTTGCGATTGCTTTTATTTTCTTAACATCTCCCGTAGCTGGGCAACTTATTATTCGCTCTGCTTATAATAGTGAAGTACCAATGGCAGAGGAAACGATAAGAGATGATTTAAAACAGGCAAAAGATGCAGCAGAAAGAAGCAAATAAGCCATGATTTGCCTAATGAACCATTGTTTCGGTGGGTTTAGCTTGTACAAAATAGTGAATAATAAGGACGTCCTTCTATTGGACCAAAACATCATAGGAGAATAACATATGAAGAATATTCGTGAAGGATTAATTCCCACCGTCCTAGGAACAGCCGTTACAACTGCTGGTATCGTAATGAAGCAAAATCGGAAAATTGATTCCATGATTTCCAATACTGTTTTCGGTTTCGGACTAGCGCATGTTGTCTTAGGAGCAATTGACTTAGTCGAACATCGCAATAAATTTTAAGAAAAGCGAAAGCGCGTTGAATAATCGATCCCATTTTAAAGACTTGAAATCAAAGGCAAATTTGCCCTTTAAGTGATTTCAAGTCTTTATTTTTTAGCGCTAATCATATTCTCCCTCTATAGAGAATATGATGGAAGAAGTTAGAATTTTATGTACGAAAGGAATGGCTACTATGTACCAAGCTCTTTATTAT
Proteins encoded:
- the mnhG gene encoding monovalent cation/H(+) antiporter subunit G, producing MTETIINIIIAILILLGALLSLIASIGVLRLPDVYTRSHAASKSATLGVMFILLGACLYFFQLEQIFNSRLILAIAFIFLTSPVAGQLIIRSAYNSEVPMAEETIRDDLKQAKDAAERSK